From a region of the Stenotrophomonas sp. BIO128-Bstrain genome:
- a CDS encoding catalase, protein MAASKKSTKNAPAPATDVRGEGDELHQRAGNGHPGLTTNQGIPVGDNQNSLRATPRGPTLLEDFILREKITHFDHERIPERIVHARGSAAHGYFELTRSLGEYTRARILNEVGVRTPVFTRFSTVAGGAGSVDTPRDVRGFAVKFYTKEGNWDLVGNNIPVFFIQDAIKFPDLIHAVKMEPDRAFPQAASAHDTFWDFVSLMPESMHMIMWAMSDRTIPRSLRTIEGFGIHSFRLINDAGESTFVKFHWRPKLGIQSTVWDEAVKLQSADNDFHRRDLFEAITTGNFPEWELAVQLFTEEQAEAFPFDHLDSTKIIPESLVPLTVIGRMVLDRWPDNFFAETEQVAYCPANVPPGIDFSNDPLLQGRLFSYLDTQLSRLGGPNFHQIPVNAPKCPFANHQRDGHMQMNIPKGRVAYDPSSLQGDSPRETADGFPSHATAPDDGRKGRVRADSFADHYSQARMFFRSLEAPEQAHLASALVFELSKVETVKVRERTVSHLRNIDEALAKRVADGLAMPALPEPAATQTPAQDFPKAPEVRIIGRTKDLLTGRCIGILFDEGSDAALIANLRKAADKAGASVKLVAPKIGGARLSDGKTLAADGQLAGTPSVVFDAVAVVLSPEAAKKLGKESAAIDFVSDAWVHLKAIAADDGAQALLKIARVGNDAGVVEAEDAKAFLAAAATRQWAREPKVRTLS, encoded by the coding sequence ATGGCCGCCAGCAAGAAAAGCACGAAGAACGCCCCCGCACCCGCCACCGATGTCCGCGGCGAAGGGGATGAACTGCACCAGCGCGCGGGCAACGGCCACCCCGGGCTGACCACCAACCAGGGCATTCCGGTCGGTGACAACCAGAACTCGCTGCGCGCCACCCCGCGCGGGCCGACCCTGCTGGAAGACTTCATCCTTCGCGAGAAGATCACCCACTTCGATCACGAGCGCATCCCCGAGCGCATCGTGCATGCCCGCGGCAGCGCGGCGCACGGCTATTTCGAGCTGACCCGCTCCCTTGGCGAGTACACCCGGGCGCGGATCCTCAATGAAGTGGGCGTACGCACCCCGGTGTTCACTCGTTTCTCCACCGTGGCCGGTGGCGCCGGGTCGGTCGACACCCCGCGTGACGTGCGCGGTTTCGCGGTCAAGTTCTATACCAAGGAGGGCAACTGGGACCTGGTCGGCAACAACATCCCGGTGTTCTTCATCCAGGACGCGATCAAGTTCCCCGACCTGATCCACGCGGTGAAGATGGAGCCGGACCGGGCATTCCCGCAGGCAGCCAGCGCGCACGACACCTTCTGGGACTTCGTCTCGCTGATGCCCGAGTCGATGCACATGATCATGTGGGCGATGAGCGACCGCACGATCCCGCGCTCGCTGCGCACCATCGAGGGCTTCGGCATCCACAGCTTCCGCCTGATCAACGATGCCGGCGAGTCGACCTTCGTCAAATTCCACTGGCGGCCGAAGCTGGGCATCCAGTCCACCGTGTGGGACGAGGCGGTGAAGCTGCAGAGCGCGGACAACGACTTCCACCGCCGTGACCTGTTCGAGGCGATCACCACCGGCAACTTCCCCGAGTGGGAACTGGCGGTACAGCTGTTCACCGAGGAACAGGCCGAGGCCTTCCCGTTCGACCATCTGGATTCGACCAAAATCATTCCCGAGTCGCTGGTGCCGCTGACCGTGATCGGGCGCATGGTGCTGGACCGCTGGCCGGACAACTTCTTCGCCGAAACCGAGCAGGTCGCCTACTGCCCGGCCAACGTGCCGCCGGGCATCGACTTCAGCAACGATCCGCTGCTGCAGGGCCGCCTGTTCTCCTACCTGGATACCCAGCTCAGCCGCCTGGGTGGCCCGAACTTCCATCAGATTCCGGTCAATGCGCCCAAGTGCCCCTTCGCCAATCATCAGCGCGACGGGCACATGCAGATGAACATCCCCAAGGGACGGGTCGCCTACGATCCCAGTTCGCTGCAGGGCGACAGCCCGCGCGAGACCGCCGATGGCTTCCCGAGCCACGCCACCGCACCAGATGACGGCCGCAAGGGGCGCGTGCGGGCCGACAGCTTCGCCGATCACTACAGCCAGGCCCGTATGTTCTTCCGCAGCCTGGAGGCACCGGAACAGGCCCATCTGGCCTCGGCGCTGGTGTTCGAGCTGTCCAAGGTGGAGACGGTCAAGGTGCGCGAGCGCACCGTGAGCCATCTGCGCAACATCGATGAGGCCCTGGCCAAGCGGGTTGCCGATGGTCTGGCGATGCCGGCCCTGCCCGAGCCGGCCGCCACCCAGACCCCGGCGCAGGATTTCCCGAAGGCGCCGGAAGTGCGCATCATCGGCCGCACCAAGGACCTGCTGACCGGTCGCTGCATCGGCATCCTGTTCGACGAGGGCTCCGATGCGGCGCTGATCGCCAACCTGCGCAAGGCGGCCGACAAGGCCGGCGCCAGCGTCAAGCTGGTTGCGCCCAAGATCGGTGGCGCCAGGCTCAGTGACGGCAAGACGCTGGCGGCGGATGGCCAGCTGGCCGGTACGCCGTCGGTGGTCTTCGATGCGGTGGCCGTCGTACTCAGCCCCGAGGCGGCAAAGAAGCTGGGCAAGGAATCGGCCGCAATCGATTTCGTCAGCGATGCGTGGGTCCACCTGAAGGCGATCGCCGCCGATGATGGCGCGCAGGCGCTGTTGAAGATCGCGCGTGTCGGCAACGATGCCGGGGTGGTGGAAGCCGAGGATGCCAAGGCCTTCCTTGCCGCCGCCGCTACGCGGCAATGGGCCCGCGAACCGAAGGTGCGCACGCTCTCCTGA
- a CDS encoding AraC family transcriptional regulator, producing the protein MRVEPADIEALFDAIPDVLFFMKDCDGRYTHINQTMLRRLGLKSRKEVIGRTAAEIYPTGLGADYATQDEQVLAGKVIENLMELHLFANREPGWCLTCKRPLLVDGQIRGLIGISRDLGQKDSLGTQYEQLRLALAHLNAHYAENVRMQTLLDITGFSLSKLERTFRKVFQMTPQQVLTRLRIQMAVHLLHGPDSIASIGQACGFTDQSAFTRKFKAEVGLSPRAYRAQIGERAAA; encoded by the coding sequence ATGCGCGTTGAACCCGCCGACATCGAAGCCCTGTTTGATGCGATCCCCGACGTCCTGTTCTTCATGAAGGACTGCGACGGGCGGTATACGCATATCAACCAGACCATGCTGCGCCGGCTGGGCCTGAAGTCGCGCAAGGAGGTGATCGGGCGGACCGCGGCGGAGATCTATCCCACCGGCCTGGGGGCCGATTACGCCACCCAGGACGAGCAGGTGCTGGCCGGCAAGGTCATCGAGAACCTGATGGAACTCCATCTGTTCGCCAACCGCGAGCCGGGCTGGTGCCTGACCTGCAAGCGGCCGCTGCTGGTGGACGGGCAGATCCGCGGGTTGATCGGCATCTCGCGCGACCTCGGCCAGAAGGACAGCCTGGGCACCCAGTACGAACAGCTGCGCCTGGCCCTGGCCCATCTGAATGCGCATTACGCCGAGAACGTGCGCATGCAGACCCTGCTCGACATCACCGGCTTCTCGCTGTCCAAGCTGGAGCGCACCTTCCGCAAGGTGTTCCAGATGACCCCGCAGCAGGTGCTGACCCGGCTGCGCATCCAGATGGCGGTGCACCTGCTGCACGGCCCGGACAGCATTGCCAGCATCGGGCAGGCGTGTGGCTTCACCGACCAGAGTGCGTTCACCCGCAAGTTCAAGGCCGAGGTCGGGCTGTCGCCTCGGGCCTATCGCGCCCAGATCGGGGAGCGCGCCGCCGCCTGA
- a CDS encoding amino acid permease — protein sequence MPASQTPAPATPPADTRLGHALKPRQLIMMGLGSAIGAGLFLGSGVGVQAAGPAVLLSYLVAGALVIIVMNALGEMAAAKPTSGAFSVYAADAMGATAGATVGWLWWVQLVIVIAAEAVGAAGLLATVWPAIPVPMAALAFMLFFTAINLLGVKNFGEFEFWFAILKVAAIVGFILIGVALLMGWLPDVASPGLRNFTEHGGFMPKGLAGIGAALLVVVFAFGGTEIVAVAAAETEDPERSIARAIRTVAWRILVFYIGSLSVIIAVVPWTSEALRSPFAAVLEAAKIPGAATAITLIAVIALLSALNANLYGASRMMYSLAQRREAPAVLGWTDPRQVPIIAVLASVLFGFAATVMELLFPDKVLPVLLNIVGSTCLLVWTISLLSQLILRHRANRDGTRLPFRMAGYPYLTVIGLGVLALIFGLLLSESHTRLQFLSMAALTAVIAISSEVARRVRASRRAD from the coding sequence ATGCCCGCATCCCAGACTCCGGCTCCTGCCACTCCGCCCGCCGATACCCGCCTCGGGCACGCGCTCAAGCCCCGCCAGCTGATCATGATGGGCCTGGGCAGCGCGATCGGCGCCGGCCTGTTCCTCGGCTCCGGCGTGGGCGTCCAGGCCGCCGGCCCGGCGGTCCTGCTGTCGTATCTGGTGGCCGGCGCACTGGTGATCATCGTGATGAACGCGCTGGGCGAAATGGCCGCAGCCAAGCCGACCAGCGGCGCGTTCTCGGTGTACGCCGCTGATGCCATGGGGGCCACTGCCGGTGCCACGGTGGGCTGGCTGTGGTGGGTGCAGCTGGTGATCGTGATCGCCGCTGAAGCGGTCGGTGCGGCTGGCCTGCTCGCCACGGTGTGGCCGGCGATCCCGGTGCCGATGGCTGCGCTGGCCTTCATGCTGTTCTTCACCGCGATCAACCTGCTCGGGGTGAAGAACTTCGGCGAGTTTGAATTCTGGTTCGCGATCCTGAAAGTGGCCGCGATCGTCGGCTTCATCCTGATCGGCGTGGCGCTGCTGATGGGCTGGCTGCCGGACGTGGCCTCGCCTGGCCTGCGCAACTTCACCGAGCACGGCGGTTTCATGCCCAAGGGCCTGGCCGGCATCGGCGCGGCGCTGCTGGTGGTGGTATTCGCCTTCGGCGGCACCGAGATCGTGGCGGTGGCGGCGGCGGAAACCGAAGATCCCGAGCGCAGCATCGCCCGCGCGATCCGCACCGTGGCCTGGCGCATCCTGGTGTTCTACATCGGCTCGCTGAGCGTGATCATCGCGGTGGTGCCGTGGACCAGCGAGGCCCTCCGTTCGCCGTTCGCCGCGGTGCTCGAAGCGGCCAAGATTCCTGGCGCGGCCACGGCGATCACGTTGATCGCGGTGATCGCGCTGCTGTCGGCGCTCAATGCCAATCTGTACGGCGCGTCGCGGATGATGTACTCGCTGGCCCAGCGTCGCGAGGCGCCGGCCGTGCTGGGCTGGACCGATCCGCGCCAGGTGCCGATCATCGCGGTGCTGGCCAGTGTGCTGTTCGGTTTTGCGGCGACGGTGATGGAGCTGCTGTTCCCGGACAAGGTACTGCCGGTACTGCTCAATATCGTCGGCTCGACCTGTCTGCTGGTGTGGACCATCTCGCTGCTGTCGCAGCTGATCCTGCGCCACCGTGCCAACCGCGACGGCACCCGCCTGCCGTTCCGCATGGCCGGCTATCCGTACCTCACGGTGATCGGCCTGGGGGTGCTGGCGCTGATCTTCGGCCTGCTGCTGTCCGAGTCGCACACGCGCCTGCAGTTCCTGTCGATGGCCGCGCTGACGGCGGTGATCGCCATCAGCAGCGAAGTCGCCCGCCGCGTGCGCGCCAGCCGCCGGGCCGACTGA